A single window of Paenibacillus sp. FSL H8-0537 DNA harbors:
- a CDS encoding LuxR C-terminal-related transcriptional regulator, translating into MITPIIATKLYIPALRSNAVLRPRLIKWLNQGLHRKLTVISAAAGFGKTTLASEWIRSCGRPSCWLSLDEGDDDPAAFMIYLHAALMTAAPNAGVGMLKLLQAPKPPPIETLIKALLSEIASITHPFLVVLDDFHVIENKSIHQAITLLIEHLPPQMHLVIVARELQQLPLAQLRVRDQLTEVRAADLRFTLSEAAEFFEQVMSLSLTTEHVAMLEERTEGWIAGMQLAGLSMQGHGDTASFIRSFTGSHIFVLDYLVEEVLQKQSADIQAFLLRTSMLDRFCGPLCDAVLHSENGQATLEYLERANLFIVPLDNERRWYRYHHLFGDLLRQRLAQKQQVSSSLDTAGEGLNEWHRRASQWYEQHGFVLEAFHHAAAAQDIEGAARLLEGEDVSLIFRGMVAPALKWLNSLPEKELKARPSLFVLHASALLMTGQLSGVEQKLLAAEQLLQADACQDIKTRDLIGHTASIRATLALSKHQPDIILAQSRRALEYLHPDNHPVRTATIWTLGYAYQLQGDNGAAGKAYAEALASSERIGHVIISFMAAIGLASIQEADNLLVTAAETYRYALKLAGEPPLPAAGVAYLGLARIYYQRNELNAAEQYAQIALPLSQQLEQTDRAIEVEVFLARLMLARGDISGAAVLLAKAEHVARQQQHVLQMPTIAEAQVLLLLRQGSTEAAARLAAKNELAISGAKCELAQGNPAAALVILEQWRERAEAKGLPYERLQACVAQAVAWYEYGDKDKATVMLTEALVLAESGGIIRIFVDEGLPIRKLLREIVARGAGSGYRAQVLAACEAAEQAKPRLHQANEPLIEPLTGRELEVLQLIEQGLSNRQISEQLHLALSSVKGHNRNIFDKLQVKRRTEAVARARELGLFEVE; encoded by the coding sequence ATGATAACCCCAATAATAGCTACAAAATTATATATTCCTGCGCTGCGCTCCAATGCCGTGCTGCGCCCCCGCCTCATTAAATGGTTGAATCAAGGCCTGCACCGCAAGCTGACGGTCATCTCAGCCGCTGCCGGCTTTGGCAAAACAACGCTGGCTAGCGAATGGATTAGAAGCTGCGGAAGGCCTTCATGCTGGCTATCGTTGGATGAAGGCGACGACGATCCGGCCGCTTTTATGATTTATTTGCATGCTGCTCTAATGACGGCTGCGCCAAATGCTGGCGTCGGCATGCTAAAGCTGCTCCAAGCTCCCAAGCCTCCGCCAATTGAAACGCTGATTAAGGCACTGCTGAGTGAAATCGCCTCGATTACTCACCCCTTCCTTGTTGTACTTGATGATTTTCACGTGATAGAAAATAAATCGATTCATCAGGCTATTACTCTTCTTATTGAACATTTGCCGCCACAGATGCATCTTGTCATCGTTGCTCGTGAGCTTCAGCAGCTGCCCTTGGCCCAGCTTCGTGTCCGGGATCAATTAACCGAGGTGCGAGCCGCAGATTTGCGTTTTACGCTATCGGAGGCAGCTGAGTTTTTTGAACAGGTTATGAGTCTGAGCCTGACGACTGAGCATGTTGCCATGCTGGAGGAACGAACAGAAGGCTGGATTGCAGGGATGCAGCTCGCGGGGCTGTCCATGCAGGGACACGGCGATACAGCCAGCTTTATCCGCTCATTTACAGGTAGCCATATATTTGTACTGGATTATTTGGTAGAAGAAGTGCTGCAGAAGCAGTCCGCTGACATTCAGGCTTTTTTGCTGAGAACCTCTATGCTCGACCGTTTTTGCGGTCCGCTTTGTGATGCCGTGCTTCACTCAGAAAACGGGCAAGCGACTTTAGAATATTTGGAACGGGCGAATTTGTTTATTGTTCCGCTCGACAATGAGCGTCGGTGGTATCGCTACCATCATCTGTTTGGCGATTTGCTGCGGCAGCGGCTTGCCCAAAAGCAGCAAGTGAGCTCTTCCTTGGATACGGCAGGCGAGGGCTTAAATGAATGGCATCGGCGTGCGAGCCAGTGGTATGAGCAGCATGGCTTTGTGCTGGAAGCCTTTCACCATGCAGCAGCCGCGCAGGATATTGAAGGTGCCGCCAGACTGCTGGAGGGAGAAGATGTCTCCCTTATTTTTCGAGGGATGGTAGCACCTGCGCTGAAATGGCTGAATTCGCTGCCGGAAAAGGAGCTTAAGGCACGTCCTTCGCTATTCGTGCTCCATGCTTCGGCGCTGCTGATGACAGGACAATTAAGCGGTGTTGAGCAGAAGCTGCTAGCTGCAGAACAACTTCTACAAGCGGATGCTTGCCAAGATATAAAGACTCGGGATTTAATCGGCCATACAGCATCGATCCGCGCTACGCTAGCGTTGAGTAAGCATCAGCCAGACATCATTTTGGCTCAGTCGCGGCGTGCGCTGGAGTATTTGCACCCAGATAACCATCCTGTTCGCACAGCTACCATTTGGACGCTCGGATATGCGTATCAGCTTCAGGGAGACAATGGCGCTGCGGGCAAAGCTTATGCCGAAGCTTTGGCAAGCAGCGAGCGAATCGGGCATGTCATCATTTCGTTTATGGCGGCTATAGGTCTTGCTAGCATACAAGAAGCGGATAACCTGCTTGTTACAGCGGCCGAAACTTATCGTTACGCACTAAAGCTTGCAGGGGAGCCGCCGCTGCCCGCAGCAGGTGTTGCCTATTTGGGCTTGGCCCGCATTTATTACCAACGAAATGAGCTGAATGCCGCTGAGCAGTATGCTCAAATAGCTCTCCCCCTTTCGCAGCAGTTGGAACAGACAGACCGTGCCATTGAGGTGGAGGTATTTCTTGCACGCTTAATGCTGGCGAGAGGAGACATAAGCGGCGCGGCCGTGCTGCTGGCAAAGGCGGAGCATGTCGCACGCCAGCAGCAGCATGTTTTGCAAATGCCGACCATTGCAGAAGCACAGGTGCTATTGCTGCTTCGCCAAGGCAGCACTGAAGCGGCCGCGCGGCTAGCGGCAAAAAATGAGCTTGCGATCAGCGGGGCGAAATGTGAATTAGCGCAAGGAAATCCAGCCGCTGCGCTTGTGATTTTGGAGCAATGGCGGGAGCGCGCGGAAGCAAAAGGGTTGCCTTATGAACGGCTTCAGGCATGTGTGGCACAAGCCGTCGCATGGTATGAATACGGCGATAAGGACAAAGCCACGGTCATGTTAACCGAAGCGCTGGTGCTTGCCGAGTCTGGCGGCATCATTCGCATTTTTGTAGATGAAGGGCTGCCGATACGCAAGCTGCTGCGGGAAATCGTTGCCCGAGGAGCAGGGTCGGGCTATCGAGCACAGGTGCTGGCTGCATGTGAAGCCGCGGAGCAAGCGAAGCCTCGGCTTCATCAAGCCAATGAACCGCTTATTGAGCCATTAACTGGAAGAGAGCTTGAGGTGCTGCAGTTGATTGAGCAAGGGCTCTCGAACCGTCAAATTAGCGAGCAGTTACATCTCGCCCTAAGCTCAGTCAAAGGCCATAACCGAAACATATTCGACAAGCTGCAGGTCAAGCGGCGAACTGAAGCAGTAGCCCGCGCCCGCGAGTTAGGACTATTTGAGGTAGAATAG
- a CDS encoding aldo/keto reductase family protein → MNYRKLGASGLVVSEMALGNWITHGAQVDNETASACVHAAWDAGITTFDTADVYSETRAETVLGQALKGIRRESIELCTKVYHPTGTGPNDRGLSRKHMMEACNASLNRLQTDYIDVYYAHRFDSEVSLEETFLAFSDLVRQGKVLYVGVSEWTAEQISKGAALARELRVPLVASQPQYSMLWRVIEAEVVQACEREGIGQVVWSPLAQGILTGKYSPGEPLPQGSRAATSAGAPFFDKLAGQWLRTEVLQAVSKLSTTAQEAGLTLPQLAIAWVLQNPQVSAAIIGASNPGQIKENVKAAGIRLAPDLLKQIDEILEGLIERDPSKTG, encoded by the coding sequence ATGAACTATCGAAAATTAGGCGCAAGCGGCCTAGTCGTAAGTGAAATGGCTTTAGGAAACTGGATCACTCATGGAGCGCAAGTAGATAATGAGACGGCTAGCGCCTGTGTTCATGCCGCATGGGATGCGGGAATTACGACGTTTGACACAGCGGATGTTTATTCGGAGACGAGGGCGGAAACGGTACTCGGGCAAGCTCTGAAAGGCATTCGCCGAGAAAGCATCGAGCTATGCACCAAGGTGTACCATCCGACAGGAACGGGCCCTAACGACAGAGGACTGTCCCGTAAACATATGATGGAGGCTTGTAACGCTTCTCTAAACCGTTTGCAGACGGATTACATCGATGTCTATTACGCCCATCGCTTTGATTCGGAAGTATCTCTTGAAGAAACGTTTCTTGCTTTTTCGGACTTGGTGCGCCAAGGCAAAGTGTTATATGTAGGCGTCAGCGAGTGGACAGCCGAGCAGATTAGCAAAGGTGCTGCACTCGCTAGGGAGCTGCGCGTTCCATTGGTGGCCAGCCAGCCCCAATATTCCATGTTATGGCGCGTTATCGAAGCGGAAGTCGTTCAAGCCTGCGAACGGGAAGGTATTGGACAGGTCGTCTGGTCTCCTCTTGCCCAAGGCATTCTTACGGGGAAATATTCACCGGGTGAGCCATTGCCGCAAGGGTCGCGTGCAGCGACATCGGCGGGTGCTCCCTTTTTCGATAAATTAGCAGGTCAATGGCTGCGCACCGAAGTATTACAGGCAGTTTCCAAGCTCTCCACTACTGCACAAGAGGCCGGACTGACATTGCCGCAGCTTGCCATCGCTTGGGTGCTGCAAAATCCGCAAGTATCCGCCGCGATTATTGGAGCATCGAATCCGGGACAGATCAAAGAAAACGTCAAGGCCGCCGGCATCCGTCTAGCCCCTGATTTACTCAAGCAAATCGACGAGATACTAGAGGGGCTAATTGAGCGCGATCCGTCAAAAACGGGTTGA
- a CDS encoding LysR substrate-binding domain-containing protein — MNIRKLQYFIAVAEELHFSRAAQKLNMTQPPLSQQMKELEEEIGVKLLERNKRQVRLTPAGAVFLEEAKMILAQLEQSIKTTQLTSQGIIGQLVIGFVDSAAGDSLVHILKVFRSQYPRIKLTLREMTSAEQWLALRDGTIHIGFLRFIEPAQHISYRTLASESLVAVLPEEHPLAKLPEMTIHALELEPFILFPRQLGAAFYDLIHEFCAKHGVYPNVVQEATQMYTIVNLVAANLGISIVPSSVSVFQRSGVVYRSFKESVPPIPLYTAWRTDVNKAALSAFHRTMEEVAPIENESI, encoded by the coding sequence ATGAATATTCGTAAACTGCAATACTTTATTGCAGTAGCGGAGGAGCTTCATTTCAGTCGTGCCGCACAAAAGTTGAATATGACGCAGCCGCCGCTAAGTCAGCAAATGAAGGAGCTGGAAGAGGAAATAGGCGTAAAGCTGCTGGAACGCAATAAGAGACAGGTCCGACTTACGCCAGCGGGAGCTGTCTTTCTAGAGGAAGCCAAAATGATTTTAGCCCAATTGGAGCAGTCTATTAAAACGACCCAGCTGACCAGCCAAGGCATTATCGGACAGCTAGTCATTGGCTTTGTGGATTCAGCAGCGGGAGATAGCTTGGTGCATATATTGAAAGTGTTCAGGAGCCAATACCCGAGAATCAAGCTTACTTTACGCGAAATGACGTCCGCTGAGCAATGGCTGGCACTGCGTGACGGAACGATTCATATCGGCTTTCTTCGTTTTATCGAACCGGCTCAGCATATAAGCTATCGTACGCTAGCAAGCGAGTCGCTTGTTGCCGTATTGCCCGAAGAGCATCCATTAGCGAAGCTTCCGGAAATGACTATCCACGCCTTGGAATTAGAGCCATTTATTTTGTTTCCGCGACAGCTCGGCGCTGCTTTTTATGATTTGATTCATGAATTTTGTGCAAAGCATGGCGTTTATCCGAATGTTGTACAGGAAGCTACTCAGATGTACACGATCGTCAATTTAGTGGCTGCGAATTTGGGTATTTCCATCGTTCCGTCTTCTGTTTCTGTCTTTCAGCGCAGTGGTGTCGTATACCGCTCCTTCAAGGAAAGTGTGCCGCCGATTCCCCTCTATACCGCTTGGAGAACCGACGTGAACAAGGCTGCCTTATCGGCCTTTCATCGAACAATGGAAGAAGTGGCCCCGATAGAAAATGAATCGATATAA
- a CDS encoding arylamine N-acetyltransferase → MNALNALFRKRVGLAESEAIPFDRLADVLERTAKAVPFENFNIISKTAAVITKEYIVQKILRDQEGGLCYEINALLYLFLIENGFNAVLTRGVVYNHDTKAYFTLGRTHLTILLTHEGQIYLLDSGFGGNLPLKPVPLSGETVTSSNGQFRIKKEDSEHGDYLFEMKLMHKDSDWKIGYAFDSQKQLTDLTECNAIRKIVFEHPESRFNKHPLITQITDGGSVTLTNTSLTVWKDGVLTKEQIDMGSYERLLKQHFGM, encoded by the coding sequence ATGAATGCACTTAACGCTTTATTTCGCAAAAGAGTAGGACTCGCGGAAAGCGAAGCTATCCCTTTCGATCGCTTAGCCGATGTACTCGAGAGAACGGCAAAAGCCGTGCCTTTTGAAAATTTTAATATCATTAGCAAGACCGCCGCTGTCATTACTAAAGAATATATCGTTCAAAAAATATTGAGGGATCAAGAAGGCGGGCTTTGCTATGAAATAAACGCGCTTCTTTACCTTTTTTTAATCGAAAATGGCTTTAACGCTGTTCTAACGCGTGGGGTTGTCTACAATCATGATACAAAAGCGTATTTCACGCTGGGAAGAACGCATTTAACGATTCTGCTCACTCACGAAGGGCAAATCTATCTGCTGGATTCGGGCTTTGGAGGAAATTTGCCCTTAAAGCCTGTTCCTTTATCAGGCGAAACGGTAACGTCGAGCAATGGACAATTTCGCATTAAAAAAGAAGACAGCGAGCATGGAGACTACCTTTTTGAGATGAAGCTCATGCATAAGGATAGCGATTGGAAAATCGGCTACGCCTTCGATTCTCAAAAGCAGCTGACCGACCTAACGGAATGCAATGCCATTCGCAAAATCGTATTCGAGCATCCGGAATCCCGATTTAATAAGCATCCGTTGATTACACAAATAACTGATGGTGGGAGCGTAACTTTAACAAATACATCCCTTACGGTATGGAAGGATGGCGTCTTAACAAAAGAGCAAATCGATATGGGGAGTTACGAAAGGCTGCTGAAGCAGCATTTTGGAATGTAG
- a CDS encoding transcriptional regulator, whose amino-acid sequence MSRFEQQYHEWMQNNLINEKNPRRLELLHKGLGHGTEEFLRSVWFPAVGHFNHLLPEWEVRDFSNGYRYLDLAYMPPGGAKGGIEIQGYGPHARDLDVRRFKDLCRRHCLLSLDGWTFLPIAYPSIVDEPKQCQQLVLAFIGKFIASDVSYSLSWLEAETVRFARRLLRPISPLELTSHLRVSDRQARRILHELVELQIIEIASGQLRARTYRLRYELQNN is encoded by the coding sequence ATGTCACGCTTTGAGCAGCAATATCATGAATGGATGCAGAACAATCTTATTAATGAAAAGAATCCTCGCAGGCTGGAGCTCCTTCATAAAGGACTCGGCCATGGAACGGAAGAATTCCTTAGGTCCGTGTGGTTTCCCGCCGTCGGTCATTTTAACCACCTGCTGCCTGAGTGGGAGGTGCGTGATTTCAGTAATGGCTACCGTTATCTGGATCTTGCCTATATGCCTCCAGGCGGAGCAAAGGGCGGGATAGAAATCCAAGGGTATGGCCCTCATGCCAGAGATCTTGATGTAAGGCGCTTTAAGGATTTATGTCGACGCCATTGCTTATTGTCACTAGATGGATGGACATTTCTCCCCATTGCCTATCCTTCAATCGTCGACGAGCCAAAGCAGTGTCAGCAGCTCGTTCTAGCATTTATCGGAAAATTTATTGCATCTGACGTATCTTACTCATTATCCTGGCTTGAAGCTGAAACCGTTCGGTTTGCCCGCCGCCTTTTGCGTCCAATATCCCCCTTGGAACTCACGAGCCATCTTAGGGTAAGTGACCGACAGGCCAGACGTATATTGCATGAACTAGTTGAGCTTCAAATAATAGAAATAGCGAGCGGGCAACTGCGCGCCCGTACCTATAGACTTCGATATGAATTACAAAATAACTAG
- a CDS encoding sugar phosphate isomerase/epimerase, whose translation MKPITRIDRKLSVHMSWWGMEQVPDFAADTTAEKIKQIAVAGFDGINGFIPQPKHEAEWKEQLAQHQLELSVNAYPASAADMAAFLEKAVRFGGIPFINAQVMTPFVTGTEAESLLGAIKELSRQAGIPVYVETHRGTITQDLIRTARYVRNLEQLDLTIDFSHYVLAGEMRSIRPEAEELLQQLLVHTSSIHARVSNGEQIQIGMEYEEAKAMLPHFERWWRKGMEHWLLRSQPEDSFPFVCELGPPPYAMTRVTVEDTGEGTMVELSDRWRESLLYAERARRLWDCLD comes from the coding sequence ATGAAGCCAATTACCCGCATTGACCGTAAGCTCAGCGTTCATATGTCCTGGTGGGGCATGGAGCAGGTGCCTGATTTTGCTGCCGATACGACAGCGGAAAAAATAAAGCAGATCGCGGTCGCAGGATTTGATGGTATTAATGGCTTTATTCCTCAGCCGAAGCATGAAGCGGAGTGGAAGGAACAGCTGGCGCAGCATCAGCTTGAGCTGAGTGTCAATGCGTATCCTGCAAGCGCAGCGGATATGGCAGCCTTTTTGGAAAAAGCGGTACGCTTCGGCGGCATTCCTTTCATTAATGCACAGGTTATGACGCCATTCGTAACAGGAACAGAAGCCGAGAGCTTGCTTGGAGCGATTAAGGAGCTGTCCCGCCAAGCGGGTATTCCGGTTTATGTCGAGACTCATCGGGGAACGATTACACAGGATTTAATACGGACTGCCCGCTATGTGCGAAATTTGGAGCAGCTGGATCTGACGATCGATTTTTCCCATTATGTGCTGGCTGGAGAAATGCGGAGTATTCGGCCTGAGGCCGAGGAGCTGCTCCAGCAGCTGCTCGTGCATACGAGCAGTATTCATGCCCGCGTATCAAACGGGGAGCAAATTCAGATTGGCATGGAGTATGAAGAGGCCAAGGCGATGCTGCCGCATTTTGAACGCTGGTGGCGCAAGGGGATGGAGCATTGGCTTCTGCGTTCGCAGCCAGAGGACAGCTTTCCATTCGTCTGCGAGCTGGGACCACCTCCTTATGCGATGACCCGCGTTACAGTTGAGGACACAGGTGAGGGGACAATGGTTGAGTTAAGCGACCGCTGGCGTGAGTCGCTGCTGTATGCCGAGCGGGCACGTAGGTTGTGGGATTGTTTAGATTGA
- a CDS encoding phytanoyl-CoA dioxygenase family protein, giving the protein MTSSALTLTAEQMEQYRRDGYVIVKNLFSEQDLAEIDSTFEGISQQIIPGYFEPDLSAETNDPLKRYPRVMHPHRINETAKRYMLHEPVLNVLRDLYEEEPIAAQSMFYYKPPGSRGQALHQDNFYLKVEPGNCIAAWTAIDAADEENGGMLVVPKTHDYELSCPEEADVTESFTKHFVKPPKDNKPVPARMERGDTLFFNGNLIHGSYRNKTKDRFRRAFICHYANESATHISHFYHPLFRADGSVIELENNPDGGPCGIEYEANYPH; this is encoded by the coding sequence ATGACATCAAGTGCCCTAACTTTAACAGCTGAACAAATGGAGCAGTATCGTCGCGACGGATATGTAATCGTTAAAAATTTATTCAGCGAGCAAGATCTCGCCGAAATCGATTCGACCTTTGAAGGGATTAGCCAGCAGATTATTCCCGGTTATTTTGAGCCTGATTTGAGTGCGGAGACGAATGATCCGCTCAAGCGTTATCCTCGGGTCATGCATCCTCATCGTATTAATGAAACGGCGAAGCGTTACATGCTGCACGAGCCTGTGCTCAATGTGCTGAGAGATTTATATGAAGAGGAGCCGATCGCCGCGCAAAGCATGTTCTACTACAAGCCGCCGGGCTCGCGGGGACAGGCGCTGCATCAGGACAATTTTTATTTGAAGGTGGAGCCGGGCAATTGCATTGCAGCATGGACTGCCATTGATGCGGCCGATGAGGAAAATGGAGGGATGCTGGTTGTGCCAAAGACGCATGATTATGAACTGTCCTGTCCGGAGGAGGCGGATGTGACGGAGTCGTTTACGAAGCATTTCGTCAAGCCGCCGAAAGACAATAAGCCGGTTCCGGCGCGAATGGAGCGGGGAGATACGTTGTTTTTTAACGGCAATCTCATTCATGGCTCTTACCGCAACAAAACGAAGGATCGATTCCGGCGCGCCTTTATCTGCCATTATGCCAATGAATCTGCGACGCATATTAGCCATTTTTACCACCCGCTGTTTCGTGCAGACGGCAGTGTCATAGAACTTGAGAACAATCCAGACGGGGGGCCATGCGGCATTGAATATGAAGCCAATTACCCGCATTGA
- a CDS encoding helix-turn-helix domain-containing protein: protein MKRNDLDNHQGKAATEQSVIFAGHFTENDLYHTVRPHGRSDWLMFYTLQGEGYAQSGDSHKRCLPGELTLIRPGCMHEYGTAAGKTWQFVWVHFPDVMAETGLLPNSDLISQLIRQPSAGKRIYRAFRRILTDSLASSLYSESLCENSLREILLLLAQQINSKADARIEEAMHLLAVHMTQPLSIGELAHTIGLSSSRLSHLFKISTGYSIIDMHNRMRIRQAALLLEHTKRSASEIAFDVGYQNYNHFAVQFSKVYGLSPRSYRSWKQTADGLAQQ, encoded by the coding sequence ATGAAACGAAATGATTTGGACAATCACCAGGGCAAGGCCGCTACCGAGCAGTCCGTTATTTTTGCTGGCCATTTTACGGAAAATGATCTTTACCATACGGTGCGGCCACACGGCAGAAGCGACTGGCTGATGTTTTATACGCTGCAGGGTGAAGGCTACGCTCAGAGCGGCGATTCACACAAGCGCTGCCTGCCGGGTGAGCTGACGCTTATTCGGCCAGGCTGCATGCATGAATATGGCACGGCGGCGGGCAAAACGTGGCAGTTTGTCTGGGTTCATTTTCCCGATGTAATGGCTGAAACTGGGCTGCTTCCCAACTCTGATCTGATCTCGCAATTGATTCGTCAGCCCTCAGCGGGCAAACGAATTTATCGGGCTTTTCGACGGATATTGACCGACTCGCTGGCGAGCAGCCTGTATAGTGAATCGTTGTGTGAAAACTCGCTGCGCGAAATTTTGCTGCTGCTTGCCCAGCAGATTAACAGCAAAGCGGATGCCCGCATTGAAGAAGCGATGCATTTGCTCGCCGTTCACATGACTCAGCCGCTTTCTATTGGGGAGCTGGCTCATACGATCGGACTTTCCTCATCCAGATTATCCCATTTATTCAAGATTTCAACGGGGTATTCCATCATTGATATGCACAACCGGATGCGTATTCGCCAAGCTGCCCTGCTGCTGGAGCATACGAAACGGAGCGCTTCTGAAATCGCTTTTGACGTAGGTTATCAAAACTATAACCACTTTGCGGTGCAATTTAGCAAGGTTTATGGCCTTTCCCCCCGCTCTTACCGCAGCTGGAAACAAACGGCTGATGGTTTGGCACAACAATAA
- a CDS encoding nitroreductase family protein, with the protein MSNSESSFSTVIRERRSVRKYDRAFKMTQEEIQAIIADAVLAPSGSNLQPWRFLVITDQETKQKLLPIAFNQEQVVTSSAVIAVMADLEFYKHAERIYEKSIEAGYMTREAADKLRTNMTGFYASAPAERLLSSVLVDGGLVSMQLMLAARAKGFDTVPMAGYNVAQFRELMNVPENYTNVMLIALGKASEAGHPTTRLDVNDVTFWNHF; encoded by the coding sequence TTGTCTAATTCCGAAAGTTCATTCAGCACGGTTATCCGCGAGCGCCGTTCGGTTCGCAAATACGATCGGGCTTTTAAAATGACGCAGGAAGAAATTCAAGCTATTATTGCTGATGCGGTTCTTGCACCGTCTGGAAGCAATCTTCAGCCTTGGCGTTTTCTAGTCATTACCGATCAGGAAACGAAGCAAAAGCTGCTTCCTATTGCTTTTAACCAAGAGCAGGTTGTGACTTCGTCTGCTGTCATTGCCGTTATGGCCGATTTGGAGTTTTATAAACATGCCGAGCGCATTTATGAAAAATCGATTGAAGCTGGTTATATGACCCGCGAAGCAGCAGATAAGCTCAGAACGAATATGACGGGCTTCTACGCGAGTGCTCCTGCTGAACGCCTGCTCTCCTCTGTGCTCGTTGACGGCGGACTTGTGTCGATGCAGCTGATGCTGGCTGCGCGTGCCAAAGGCTTCGATACCGTACCAATGGCTGGTTACAATGTAGCGCAATTCCGCGAGCTCATGAATGTGCCTGAAAACTATACGAATGTCATGCTGATTGCCCTTGGCAAAGCTTCAGAGGCTGGTCATCCGACTACCCGTCTGGATGTTAATGACGTTACGTTCTGGAATCATTTCTAA
- a CDS encoding aldo/keto reductase yields the protein MEFTKLGRTGLEVSRLVLGCMTYGAPDRGTHPWSLGKDTSRTYIKQALELGFNFFDTANVYSDGTSEEIVGRALKDFASRDDVVIATKVHGRMRPGANGAGLSRKAIMAEVDHSLQRLGTDYIDLYQIHRFDNGTPIEETMEALHDVVKAGKARYIGASSMYAWQFMKMQQAAERNGWTRFVSMQNYVNLLYREEEREMLPLCKSDGIGVIPWSPLARGRLTRDWEQESERSKTDEFGKTLYAQMAEADRKIALKVADIAEKREIPRAQVALAWVLQKDSITAPIVGATKPHHLTDAVAALDVKLTAEEIATLEEPYVPHPVMGGLG from the coding sequence ATGGAATTTACTAAACTTGGACGAACAGGCCTGGAAGTATCCCGGCTTGTGCTTGGCTGCATGACCTATGGGGCTCCTGATCGTGGAACGCATCCATGGTCGCTAGGCAAGGATACGAGCAGGACGTATATTAAGCAGGCGCTTGAGCTCGGTTTTAATTTTTTTGATACGGCAAACGTTTATTCTGATGGGACAAGCGAAGAAATCGTCGGCCGGGCGTTAAAAGATTTCGCGAGCCGCGACGACGTCGTCATCGCAACCAAGGTTCACGGCCGCATGCGCCCCGGCGCTAATGGTGCAGGCCTCTCGCGTAAAGCGATTATGGCGGAGGTTGATCACAGCTTACAGCGGCTCGGCACTGACTACATTGATTTGTATCAAATTCATCGCTTTGACAATGGTACGCCGATTGAAGAAACGATGGAAGCGCTCCACGACGTTGTAAAAGCCGGAAAAGCCCGCTATATCGGTGCGTCCTCCATGTATGCCTGGCAGTTTATGAAAATGCAGCAGGCTGCGGAGCGGAACGGCTGGACCCGCTTCGTCTCGATGCAAAACTATGTAAACCTGCTTTACCGCGAAGAAGAACGGGAGATGCTACCCCTTTGCAAATCGGACGGCATCGGTGTCATTCCTTGGAGTCCGCTTGCCCGCGGCCGCCTGACCCGGGATTGGGAGCAAGAAAGCGAACGCTCAAAGACAGATGAGTTCGGTAAAACCTTGTATGCCCAAATGGCGGAAGCCGATCGAAAAATCGCCCTTAAAGTAGCTGATATCGCTGAAAAACGTGAAATCCCTAGAGCGCAGGTCGCGCTTGCCTGGGTGCTGCAAAAAGACTCGATTACCGCGCCAATCGTCGGTGCAACGAAGCCCCATCATTTGACGGATGCTGTAGCCGCCTTGGATGTTAAATTAACAGCCGAGGAAATCGCCACTTTGGAGGAGCCTTACGTTCCCCATCCCGTTATGGGCGGTCTAGGCTAA